A part of Kitasatospora acidiphila genomic DNA contains:
- a CDS encoding DUF4352 domain-containing protein: protein MRRTAALLTGTALLALAVTACGPTGSNTVSTQPKQTAAASAGGSQGSKTPASKGPSVAKVGDTIGLKGMNAGASADITVVKVVDNAQSATDGINPADGKRWVAVQFRIKNTGTAAYSDAPSNGATVLDDQGQSYNSVVADTTAGQSFPTPLNIAAGDSALGFITFEVPTATKLAKAQFTLDSGFADQTGQWQLG from the coding sequence ATGCGCCGCACCGCCGCCCTGCTGACCGGCACCGCCCTGCTCGCCCTGGCCGTCACCGCCTGCGGGCCGACCGGCAGCAACACGGTCTCCACCCAGCCCAAGCAGACCGCCGCCGCATCCGCCGGCGGCAGCCAGGGCAGCAAGACCCCGGCGAGCAAGGGCCCGTCGGTCGCCAAGGTCGGCGACACCATCGGGCTCAAGGGCATGAACGCGGGCGCGTCCGCCGACATCACCGTCGTCAAGGTGGTCGACAACGCGCAGAGCGCCACGGACGGCATCAACCCGGCCGACGGCAAGCGCTGGGTCGCCGTCCAGTTCCGGATCAAGAACACCGGCACCGCCGCCTACAGCGACGCGCCGTCCAACGGCGCCACCGTGCTGGACGACCAGGGCCAGTCCTACAACTCGGTGGTCGCCGACACCACCGCCGGGCAGAGCTTCCCGACGCCGCTCAACATCGCCGCCGGTGACAGCGCGCTCGGCTTCATCACCTTCGAGGTCCCCACCGCCACCAAGCTGGCCAAGGCGCAGTTCACCCTGGACAGCGGCTTCGCCGACCAGACCGGCCAGTGGCAGCTGGGCTGA
- the mfd gene encoding transcription-repair coupling factor, translating into MSLTGLLDVVVRDPALAEAIEAAAVGHRPHLDLVGPPAARPFVVAALARSLAAGAGERGRPVLAVTATGREAEDLAASLRSLLPPDAVAEFPAWETLPHERLSPRSDTVGRRLAVLRRIVHPAADDTTAGPVQVVVAPVRSVLQPQVKGLAELEPVALQRGETHDLQEVARKLSAAAYARVELVEKRGEFAVRGGIMDVFPPTEEHPLRVEFWGDDVEEIRYFKVADQRSLEIAQHGLWAPPCRELLLTDEVRARAAALAQRHPELAEILDKIAEGIAVEGMESLAPVLVDDMELLLDVLPAGSVAVVCDPERVRTRAADLVATSQEFLHASWVAAAAGGDRPIDVEQIDVSAASLRSLAEVREHAQEIGLSWWSVSPFATSDSEVSAFLEVDTNTLTLGMHAVEAYRGDTARAIADAKERLAADWRVVMVTEGQGPAARLAEVLGNEGIPARLVPDLAEAPTRDVVYVCCGSIEHGFVDESLKLTVVTETDLSGQRSSTKDMRRMPSRRRNAIDPLALAAGDYVVHEAHGVGRYVEMVQRTVQGATREYLVLEYAPAKRGHPGDRLFVPTDQLDQVTKYVGGEAPTLHRLGGADWAKTKQRAKKAVKEIAADLIKLYSARMAAPGHTFGPDTPWQRELEDAFPYAETPDQLTTIAEVKSDMEKSVPMDRLICGDVGYGKTEIAVRAAFKAVQDGKQVAVLVPTTLLVQQHFSTFAERYANFPVAVKALSRFQTDTEAKAVLEGLRDGSVDVVIGTHRLFSSETKFKDLGLVIVDEEQRFGVEHKEQLKKLRANVDVLTMSATPIPRTLEMAVTGIREMSTITTPPEERHPVLTFVGPYDEKQISAAIRRELLREGQVFYIHNRVESIDKAAARLKDLVPEARVATAHGQMGETQLEKVVVDFWEKEFDVLVSTTIVESGIDISNANTLIVERGDTFGLSQLHQLRGRVGRGRERGYAYMLYPPEKPLTETAHERLATIAQHTEMGAGMYVAMKDLEIRGAGNLLGGEQSGHIAGVGFDLYMRMVGEAVAEFRESLEAGGEPEEEPLEVKIELPVDAHVPHDYAPGERLRLQAYRSIAAVNSEADIEQVRAELTDRYGKLPDPVENLLMVAALRLYARRCGVADITLQGNFVRFGPVELRESQTLRLNRIYPRSQVKAATSQLLVPRPATARIGGKPVVGRELLAWCGTFLSTMFEELAGAK; encoded by the coding sequence ATGAGCCTGACCGGTTTGCTCGATGTCGTGGTCCGTGACCCCGCCCTCGCCGAGGCGATCGAGGCGGCGGCTGTCGGCCACCGACCGCACCTGGATCTGGTCGGCCCGCCCGCCGCCCGGCCGTTCGTGGTCGCCGCGCTGGCCCGCTCGCTGGCGGCCGGCGCCGGGGAGCGCGGCCGCCCGGTGCTGGCGGTGACCGCCACCGGCCGGGAGGCCGAGGACCTGGCCGCCAGCCTGCGCTCGCTGCTGCCGCCGGACGCGGTGGCCGAGTTCCCCGCCTGGGAGACGCTGCCGCACGAGCGGCTGTCGCCCCGCTCGGACACCGTGGGCCGGCGGCTCGCGGTGCTGCGGCGGATCGTCCATCCGGCGGCCGACGACACGACGGCCGGCCCGGTGCAGGTGGTCGTGGCTCCGGTCCGCTCGGTGCTGCAGCCGCAGGTCAAGGGCCTGGCCGAGCTGGAGCCGGTGGCGCTGCAGCGCGGTGAGACGCACGATCTGCAGGAGGTGGCCCGCAAGCTTTCGGCCGCCGCCTACGCCCGGGTCGAACTGGTCGAGAAGCGCGGCGAGTTCGCGGTCCGCGGCGGCATCATGGACGTCTTCCCGCCGACCGAGGAGCACCCGCTGCGGGTGGAGTTCTGGGGCGACGACGTCGAGGAGATCCGCTACTTCAAGGTCGCCGACCAGCGCTCCCTGGAGATCGCCCAGCACGGCCTGTGGGCGCCGCCGTGCCGCGAGCTGCTGCTGACCGACGAGGTGCGGGCCCGGGCCGCCGCGCTGGCCCAGCGGCACCCGGAGCTGGCCGAGATCCTGGACAAGATCGCCGAGGGGATCGCGGTCGAGGGCATGGAGTCGCTGGCCCCGGTGCTGGTGGACGACATGGAGCTGCTGCTCGACGTGCTGCCGGCCGGCTCGGTGGCGGTGGTCTGCGATCCGGAGCGGGTGCGCACCCGGGCCGCCGATCTGGTGGCGACCAGTCAGGAGTTCCTGCACGCCTCCTGGGTGGCGGCCGCGGCGGGCGGCGACCGGCCGATCGACGTGGAGCAGATCGACGTCTCGGCGGCCTCGCTGCGCTCGCTGGCCGAGGTGCGCGAGCACGCCCAGGAGATCGGGCTGTCCTGGTGGTCCGTCAGCCCGTTCGCGACCTCGGACTCCGAGGTGAGCGCGTTCCTGGAGGTCGACACCAACACCCTCACCCTGGGCATGCACGCGGTGGAGGCCTACCGCGGCGACACCGCCCGGGCGATCGCGGACGCCAAGGAGCGGCTGGCCGCCGACTGGCGGGTCGTCATGGTGACGGAGGGCCAGGGTCCGGCCGCCCGGTTGGCCGAGGTGCTGGGCAACGAGGGCATCCCGGCCCGGCTGGTGCCCGACCTGGCCGAGGCGCCCACCAGGGACGTGGTCTACGTCTGCTGCGGCTCGATCGAGCACGGCTTCGTGGACGAGTCGCTCAAGCTGACCGTGGTCACCGAGACCGACCTGTCGGGCCAGCGCTCCTCCACCAAGGACATGCGCCGGATGCCGTCCCGGCGGCGCAACGCGATCGACCCGCTGGCCCTGGCGGCCGGCGACTACGTGGTGCACGAGGCGCACGGGGTCGGCCGCTACGTCGAGATGGTGCAGCGCACCGTGCAGGGCGCGACCCGCGAGTACCTGGTGCTGGAGTACGCGCCGGCCAAGCGCGGGCACCCCGGCGACCGGCTCTTCGTGCCGACCGACCAGCTCGACCAGGTGACCAAGTACGTCGGCGGCGAGGCCCCGACGCTGCACCGGCTCGGCGGCGCGGACTGGGCGAAGACCAAGCAGCGCGCCAAGAAGGCGGTCAAGGAGATCGCCGCCGACCTGATCAAGCTCTACAGCGCCCGGATGGCCGCGCCCGGCCACACCTTCGGCCCGGACACCCCCTGGCAGCGCGAACTGGAGGACGCCTTCCCGTACGCGGAGACGCCCGACCAGCTGACCACCATCGCCGAGGTGAAGTCGGACATGGAGAAGTCGGTCCCGATGGACCGGCTGATCTGCGGTGACGTGGGCTACGGCAAGACCGAGATCGCGGTGCGCGCCGCCTTCAAGGCGGTGCAGGACGGCAAGCAGGTGGCGGTCCTGGTGCCCACCACGCTGCTGGTGCAGCAGCACTTCTCCACCTTCGCCGAGCGGTACGCCAACTTCCCGGTCGCGGTGAAGGCGCTCTCCCGGTTCCAGACCGACACCGAGGCCAAGGCGGTGCTGGAGGGCCTGCGGGACGGCTCGGTGGACGTGGTGATCGGCACCCACCGGCTGTTCTCCTCGGAGACCAAGTTCAAGGACCTGGGCCTGGTCATCGTCGACGAGGAGCAGCGGTTCGGCGTCGAGCACAAGGAGCAGCTGAAGAAGCTGCGGGCCAACGTCGACGTGCTGACCATGTCCGCCACCCCGATCCCGCGCACTCTGGAGATGGCGGTCACCGGGATCCGCGAGATGTCCACCATCACCACCCCGCCGGAGGAGCGCCACCCGGTGCTGACCTTCGTCGGCCCGTACGACGAGAAGCAGATCTCGGCGGCGATCCGGCGTGAACTGCTGCGCGAGGGACAGGTCTTCTACATCCACAACCGGGTGGAGTCGATCGACAAGGCGGCCGCCCGGCTGAAGGACCTGGTGCCGGAGGCCCGGGTCGCCACCGCGCACGGTCAGATGGGCGAGACCCAACTGGAGAAGGTGGTGGTCGACTTCTGGGAGAAGGAGTTCGACGTGCTGGTCTCCACCACGATCGTGGAGTCGGGCATCGACATCTCCAACGCCAACACCCTGATCGTGGAGCGCGGCGACACCTTCGGCCTCTCCCAGCTGCACCAGCTGCGCGGCCGGGTCGGCCGCGGTCGCGAGCGCGGCTACGCCTACATGCTCTACCCGCCGGAGAAGCCGCTCACCGAGACCGCCCACGAGCGCCTCGCCACCATCGCCCAGCACACCGAGATGGGCGCGGGCATGTACGTGGCGATGAAGGACCTGGAGATCCGCGGCGCCGGCAACCTGCTCGGCGGCGAGCAGTCCGGCCACATCGCGGGCGTCGGCTTCGACCTCTACATGCGGATGGTCGGCGAGGCCGTGGCCGAGTTCCGGGAGTCGCTGGAGGCGGGCGGTGAGCCGGAGGAGGAGCCGCTGGAGGTGAAGATCGAGCTGCCGGTGGACGCCCACGTGCCGCACGACTACGCACCGGGCGAGCGGCTGCGGTTGCAGGCCTACCGCTCGATCGCGGCGGTCAACTCGGAGGCGGACATCGAGCAGGTCCGGGCCGAACTGACGGACCGCTACGGCAAGTTGCCGGACCCGGTGGAGAACCTGCTGATGGTGGCCGCGCTGCGGCTGTACGCGCGGCGCTGCGGGGTCGCCGACATCACGCTGCAGGGCAACTTCGTCCGGTTCGGGCCGGTCGAGCTGCGCGAGTCGCAGACGCTGCGGCTGAACCGGATCTACCCGCGCAGCCAGGTCAAGGCGGCCACCTCGCAGCTGCTGGTGCCGCGGCCGGCCACCGCGCGGATCGGCGGGAAGCCGGTGGTGGGGCGGGAGCTGCTCGCCTGGTGCGGCACCTTCCTGAGCACCATGTTCGAGGAGCTGGCGGGCGCCAAGTAG
- a CDS encoding nucleotide sugar dehydrogenase — MRVVIAGQGYVGLPLAVRAAEVGHQVIGYEIDQLRVERLARGDSYVEDIPADRLRQLLAAGRYQPTADPAELAGFDLAVITVPTPLRDGVPDLSYIEAAGEVLAARLSPGATVVLESTTYPGTTEELLAPLLEKGSGLAAGLDFHLGYSPERIDPGNPRWRLENTPKVVSGITAESLRVIDDFYGRLVERTVPVSSCKEAELTKLLENTFRHVNIALVNELAMFAHDLGIDIWEAIDAAATKPFGFLRFDPGPGVGGHCLPIDPSFLSWRVERALGRSFRFVELANDVNSHMPDYVVRRLTEGLNQRHRPVNGSRILLLGLAYKKNTGDARETPAARVAELLTRMGAEVRAADPHVLSGIHLPGQRGPFTGVQRVAPTPEELAAADAVVLLADHDDFDYPQITEHARYLLDCRRRLTGAAVEVL, encoded by the coding sequence ATGCGTGTGGTCATCGCCGGCCAGGGCTACGTCGGGCTCCCGCTCGCGGTCCGCGCGGCCGAAGTCGGTCATCAGGTCATCGGGTACGAGATCGACCAGCTCCGGGTCGAGCGGCTGGCCCGTGGCGACTCCTACGTGGAGGACATCCCGGCCGACCGGCTCCGCCAGCTGCTGGCGGCCGGCCGCTACCAGCCCACCGCCGACCCCGCCGAACTGGCCGGCTTCGACCTCGCCGTGATCACCGTGCCCACCCCGCTGCGCGACGGGGTTCCCGACCTCTCCTACATCGAGGCGGCCGGCGAGGTGCTGGCGGCCCGGCTCTCCCCCGGCGCCACCGTGGTGCTGGAGTCCACCACCTACCCGGGCACCACCGAGGAGCTGCTGGCGCCGCTGCTGGAGAAGGGTTCGGGCCTGGCGGCCGGACTCGACTTCCACCTCGGCTACAGCCCCGAGCGGATCGATCCGGGCAACCCGCGCTGGCGGCTGGAGAACACCCCCAAGGTCGTCTCCGGCATCACCGCGGAATCACTGCGCGTGATCGACGACTTCTACGGCCGGCTGGTGGAGCGCACCGTGCCGGTCTCCTCCTGCAAGGAGGCCGAGCTCACCAAGCTGCTGGAGAACACCTTCCGGCACGTCAACATCGCACTGGTCAACGAACTCGCGATGTTCGCGCACGACTTGGGCATCGACATCTGGGAGGCGATCGACGCGGCGGCCACCAAGCCGTTCGGCTTCCTGCGGTTCGACCCCGGGCCCGGCGTGGGCGGGCACTGCCTGCCGATCGACCCGTCGTTCCTCTCCTGGCGGGTGGAACGGGCGCTGGGGCGGTCGTTCCGGTTCGTCGAACTCGCCAACGACGTCAATAGCCACATGCCCGACTACGTGGTGCGGCGCCTCACCGAAGGCCTCAACCAGCGCCACCGGCCGGTCAACGGCTCCCGGATCCTGCTGCTCGGCCTCGCCTACAAGAAGAACACCGGGGACGCCCGGGAGACCCCCGCCGCCCGGGTCGCCGAACTCCTGACCAGGATGGGCGCCGAGGTGCGGGCCGCCGACCCGCATGTGCTCTCCGGCATCCACCTCCCCGGCCAGCGCGGCCCGTTCACCGGCGTCCAGCGCGTCGCCCCGACCCCCGAGGAACTGGCCGCCGCCGACGCCGTGGTGCTGCTCGCCGACCACGACGACTTCGACTACCCGCAGATCACCGAGCACGCCCGCTACCTCCTGGACTGCCGCCGCCGACTCACGGGGGCCGCGGTGGAGGTGCTCTGA
- a CDS encoding SUKH-4 family immunity protein yields MVTYAQAQDLAAEWINGGVPPFQQREVRVREFDLGFVCWAEDRANGPSSDGGAAKLVIARESGASTLWPPLPVSEVVRRYEEAYGRPVGSAPAGVAKPLPGPVEATSFLLSPPQWMEEAAAAAIARENEKLGTAPAAAPAAGAVPGADPRPPAPAPAPAPAPAAANAAPAPAPAPAAPPVAAQLPGTPSADVPAARLTTPPISDRPAGDAPTLLAPPPSWDGDEHGEEMKLPTTPPDARTVRMPPPVAVPAQAAPAAQQEQPTAQPTPPAPPAPVGGYAPTVLATDGPPGLMGLPGAPGPAAPAPAAQPSAGGPAIEYAPTMMATDGPPGLMGLPGAPGPAAPAPAAQPSAGGPAIEYAPTMMATDGPPGLMGLPGAPGPAAPAAGRGRGDNSAPPPPPPAALRGGAGSGPSSSAGRGRGDNSAPPPPPPSDLRGGKPAAPVAAAAGAGDLADASTSKAAMPPRAGVPGAAAPVPGLPPQGAPVPPGVPTVGPGYLAVLSYRAPDGSEQKVMFRSEPGTPHPEWRLLQEVRRLGVPAEQVLELHTELEACDLPGGYCRRLIAASWPNVRISHTAAYGRDLPSRQAGMAHLLNHLDELHQLAGGPQRPRPVRAPLPAPGTVQQLPPVPPQQLAAELGQYFGPAVFRYEQRAVSRAGVPEIVAQTLVWAGMPTNFGPFFWAHAPENRPIPTLAELAAERGRAAAPDAGGYLVLGNDYGRQLCVQYGTAAVVAVDLEGTNEPPRFVNTGVPEFIRSLALLGRMWPLRYGLTPDQAGRWTADFQAELAAVDPAALQAPDTWWAVLLEQFWDGLL; encoded by the coding sequence ATGGTGACGTACGCGCAGGCGCAGGACCTGGCAGCGGAGTGGATCAACGGCGGGGTGCCGCCGTTCCAGCAGCGCGAGGTCCGGGTCCGGGAGTTCGACCTCGGCTTCGTCTGCTGGGCCGAGGACCGGGCCAACGGCCCCTCCTCGGACGGCGGAGCGGCCAAGCTGGTGATCGCCCGGGAGAGCGGGGCCAGCACGCTCTGGCCGCCGCTGCCGGTCAGCGAGGTGGTGCGGCGCTACGAGGAGGCGTACGGCCGGCCGGTCGGTTCGGCGCCCGCCGGGGTGGCCAAGCCGCTGCCCGGGCCGGTGGAGGCCACCTCCTTCCTGCTCAGCCCGCCGCAGTGGATGGAGGAGGCGGCGGCTGCGGCGATCGCCCGGGAGAACGAGAAGCTCGGTACGGCGCCCGCTGCCGCGCCGGCCGCCGGCGCCGTGCCGGGTGCCGACCCGCGGCCACCCGCGCCTGCACCCGCGCCGGCACCCGCGCCTGCTGCTGCGAATGCTGCGCCCGCGCCCGCGCCTGCGCCCGCCGCGCCGCCCGTTGCCGCGCAGCTGCCGGGCACCCCGTCGGCCGACGTGCCGGCGGCCCGGCTGACCACGCCGCCGATCTCCGACCGCCCGGCCGGGGACGCGCCGACCCTGCTCGCCCCGCCGCCCAGCTGGGACGGGGACGAGCACGGCGAAGAGATGAAGCTGCCGACCACCCCGCCGGACGCCCGCACCGTGCGGATGCCCCCGCCGGTCGCCGTGCCCGCGCAGGCCGCTCCGGCCGCGCAGCAGGAGCAGCCGACCGCCCAGCCCACTCCGCCGGCACCGCCCGCACCCGTCGGCGGCTACGCCCCGACCGTGCTGGCCACTGACGGTCCGCCCGGGCTGATGGGTCTGCCGGGTGCGCCCGGTCCCGCCGCCCCCGCACCGGCGGCCCAGCCGTCGGCGGGTGGTCCGGCGATCGAGTACGCGCCGACCATGATGGCCACTGACGGCCCGCCCGGGCTGATGGGTCTGCCCGGTGCGCCCGGTCCCGCCGCCCCTGCGCCGGCCGCGCAGCCGTCGGCGGGTGGTCCGGCGATCGAGTACGCGCCGACCATGATGGCCACTGACGGTCCGCCCGGGCTGATGGGCCTGCCCGGTGCGCCCGGCCCCGCCGCGCCGGCCGCCGGTCGCGGCCGCGGTGACAACAGCGCCCCGCCGCCCCCGCCGCCGGCCGCCCTGCGCGGTGGCGCCGGCAGCGGCCCGTCCTCGTCGGCCGGTCGCGGCCGCGGTGACAACAGCGCCCCGCCGCCGCCCCCGCCGTCCGACCTGCGCGGCGGCAAGCCGGCCGCGCCCGTCGCGGCAGCGGCCGGTGCCGGCGACCTGGCAGACGCCTCGACCAGCAAGGCCGCGATGCCGCCGCGGGCCGGCGTCCCCGGTGCGGCCGCGCCGGTGCCGGGCCTGCCGCCGCAGGGCGCCCCGGTCCCGCCGGGCGTGCCCACGGTCGGCCCCGGATACCTCGCGGTGCTCAGCTACCGGGCGCCCGACGGCTCCGAGCAGAAGGTGATGTTCCGCAGCGAGCCCGGCACCCCGCACCCGGAGTGGCGGCTGCTGCAGGAGGTGCGGCGCCTGGGCGTGCCCGCCGAGCAGGTGCTGGAGCTGCACACCGAACTGGAGGCCTGCGACCTGCCCGGCGGCTACTGCCGCCGGCTGATCGCGGCCTCCTGGCCGAACGTGCGGATCAGCCACACCGCCGCCTACGGCCGCGACCTGCCCTCCCGGCAGGCCGGCATGGCGCACCTGCTCAACCACCTGGACGAGCTGCACCAGCTGGCCGGCGGCCCGCAGCGGCCGCGCCCGGTCCGGGCGCCGCTGCCCGCGCCGGGCACCGTGCAGCAGCTCCCGCCGGTGCCGCCGCAGCAGCTGGCGGCCGAGCTGGGGCAGTACTTCGGCCCGGCGGTGTTCCGCTACGAGCAGCGCGCGGTGTCCCGCGCCGGGGTGCCCGAGATCGTGGCGCAGACCCTGGTCTGGGCCGGCATGCCGACCAACTTCGGCCCCTTCTTCTGGGCGCACGCCCCCGAGAACCGGCCGATCCCGACGCTGGCCGAGCTGGCGGCCGAGCGCGGCCGCGCGGCCGCCCCGGACGCCGGCGGCTACCTGGTGCTCGGCAATGACTACGGGCGCCAGCTCTGTGTGCAGTACGGCACAGCCGCCGTGGTCGCGGTGGATCTGGAGGGAACCAACGAGCCGCCGCGCTTCGTCAACACAGGTGTGCCGGAGTTCATCCGGTCGCTCGCCCTGCTCGGTCGGATGTGGCCGCTGCGCTACGGCCTGACTCCGGATCAGGCCGGGCGCTGGACCGCCGACTTCCAGGCGGAGCTGGCCGCGGTCGACCCGGCGGCCCTCCAGGCGCCGGACACCTGGTGGGCGGTCCTCCTGGAGCAGTTCTGGGACGGTCTGCTGTAG
- a CDS encoding YwqJ-related putative deaminase — MDLPPPPSAPLLRHHRDSLLPAVAAALSLRGGQVHTLAGRKADTEPELHPLVADFLGTLPIEHRERFTGRCPEALLLSQYLTTVDTGRSKRAARKPLSLHEARKALKGAKLTTVRIREQDDPAHGTHAPPCRSCAPMLEHFTVLSVAVGPRT, encoded by the coding sequence GTGGACCTACCGCCTCCGCCCAGCGCGCCACTGCTGCGCCACCACCGGGACAGCCTGCTGCCGGCGGTCGCGGCCGCACTCTCGCTGCGCGGCGGCCAGGTGCACACCCTCGCCGGGCGCAAGGCCGACACCGAGCCCGAGCTGCACCCGCTGGTCGCCGACTTCCTCGGCACGCTGCCGATCGAGCACCGGGAGCGGTTCACCGGCCGCTGCCCCGAGGCGCTGCTGCTCTCCCAGTACCTGACCACGGTCGACACCGGCCGCTCCAAGCGCGCCGCCCGCAAGCCGCTGAGCCTGCACGAGGCCCGCAAGGCGCTCAAGGGGGCCAAACTGACGACGGTACGGATCCGCGAGCAGGACGACCCGGCGCACGGCACCCACGCCCCGCCGTGCCGCTCCTGCGCGCCGATGCTGGAGCATTTCACCGTGCTCAGCGTCGCGGTCGGCCCCCGGACCTGA
- a CDS encoding SUKH-3 domain-containing protein: protein MAAALKQAGWHPGRWEIRRAEEWADQLLGHPTPPNAPHAVFPAAIEAWAEFGGLSFDLSGAGREVARTPFLLDPQCGLHQPRTLADLGRALDSRVAPLGEERFGQALLAIDEAGRVYSLDHTGEWFLGQDLDQAVSTLVLGTRPHRLRTVADAAD, encoded by the coding sequence GTGGCCGCCGCGCTCAAGCAGGCCGGCTGGCACCCGGGGCGCTGGGAGATCCGCCGTGCCGAGGAGTGGGCCGACCAGCTGCTCGGCCATCCCACCCCGCCGAACGCGCCGCACGCGGTCTTCCCGGCCGCCATCGAGGCCTGGGCCGAGTTCGGCGGCCTCTCCTTCGACCTGTCCGGGGCCGGCCGGGAGGTGGCCCGCACCCCGTTCCTGCTGGACCCGCAGTGCGGCCTGCACCAGCCGCGCACCCTGGCCGACCTGGGCCGGGCCCTGGACAGCCGGGTGGCCCCGCTGGGCGAGGAGCGGTTCGGACAGGCGCTGCTGGCGATCGACGAGGCCGGCCGCGTCTACAGCCTGGACCACACCGGAGAGTGGTTCCTCGGACAGGACCTTGACCAGGCGGTCTCCACGCTGGTCCTGGGCACCCGCCCGCACCGGCTGCGCACCGTCGCCGACGCGGCCGACTGA
- a CDS encoding sensor histidine kinase gives MSMSTGEGARDRGLWWWPHRRSAALDVGLAALAAVEGAVGGWTLAVGRFHLHTGLALLSALIGGAAGATLLVRRRWPALPVVVSIVLVPGLFGIVLLEVALYTLAVTWSWPSRRRTVVTLSSVVFLETTAMMLLLRIFSANGTPPNEPPVPSWVPVLLALLVSVGLTVAPVATGLYIGARRRLVESLQDRAQGLEAELDLLAERATERARRARLEERTRIAREMHDVVAHRVSLMVVHAGALERIAARDPEKAAQSAKLMADTGRQALNELREILGVLRMNEESAEQSKGLAELPRLVDQSKAAGMLVTLTVSGDRQAYSGDAERTAYRVVQEGLTNAHKHAGGARVSVLLAYVPNGVRVAVVNDSPDGGEQVRLPSGGNGLVGMEERVRALGGSFTAGPEYGGGFRVEATLPSRLAIRADPLR, from the coding sequence ATGAGCATGTCCACTGGGGAGGGCGCGCGCGACCGCGGGTTGTGGTGGTGGCCACACCGGCGCAGCGCGGCGCTGGACGTGGGTTTGGCCGCGCTGGCCGCGGTGGAGGGCGCGGTCGGCGGTTGGACGCTGGCGGTCGGCCGGTTCCACCTGCACACGGGGCTGGCGCTGCTGTCGGCGCTGATCGGCGGGGCCGCCGGGGCCACCCTGCTGGTGCGGCGGCGCTGGCCGGCGCTGCCGGTGGTGGTCTCGATCGTGCTGGTGCCCGGGCTGTTCGGGATCGTGCTGCTGGAGGTCGCCCTCTACACCCTCGCCGTCACCTGGAGCTGGCCGTCCCGGCGGCGCACCGTCGTGACCCTGTCGTCGGTGGTCTTCCTGGAGACCACCGCGATGATGCTCCTGCTGCGCATCTTCTCCGCCAACGGCACGCCGCCGAACGAGCCGCCCGTGCCCAGCTGGGTCCCAGTGCTGCTGGCGCTGCTGGTCTCGGTCGGGCTCACCGTCGCCCCGGTGGCCACCGGCCTCTACATCGGGGCCCGGCGGCGGCTGGTCGAGTCGCTGCAGGACCGCGCCCAGGGCCTGGAGGCCGAGCTCGACCTGCTGGCCGAGCGGGCCACCGAGCGGGCCCGCCGGGCCCGGCTGGAGGAGCGCACCCGGATCGCCCGGGAGATGCACGACGTGGTGGCGCACCGGGTCAGCCTCATGGTGGTGCACGCCGGGGCGCTGGAGCGGATCGCGGCCCGCGACCCGGAGAAGGCCGCCCAGAGCGCCAAGCTGATGGCCGACACCGGCCGGCAGGCGCTGAACGAGCTGCGCGAGATCCTCGGCGTGTTGCGGATGAACGAGGAGTCGGCCGAGCAGAGCAAGGGGCTGGCCGAACTGCCCCGGCTGGTGGACCAGTCGAAGGCGGCCGGGATGCTGGTCACGCTCACCGTCAGCGGCGACCGCCAGGCGTACTCGGGCGACGCCGAGCGGACCGCCTACCGGGTGGTCCAGGAGGGGCTGACCAACGCGCACAAGCACGCCGGCGGCGCCCGGGTCTCGGTGCTGCTCGCCTACGTGCCCAACGGCGTCCGGGTCGCCGTGGTCAACGACAGCCCGGACGGCGGCGAGCAGGTGCGGCTGCCCAGCGGCGGCAACGGCCTGGTCGGCATGGAGGAGCGGGTCCGGGCGCTGGGCGGCAGCTTCACGGCGGGCCCGGAGTACGGCGGCGGCTTCCGAGTGGAGGCCACCTTGCCGTCCCGGCTGGCGATCCGGGCCGATCCGCTGCGCTGA